The Parabacteroides sp. FAFU027 genome includes the window CTGATAAAAATGAAGTCGATGCGGCTGAAAGATATTCTGTTTGAGATAAATACGGTGAATCACTGTAGCGGCAGCATCTACGCCATAAACGGTAAGTAGTAATAACCATGAGGCATTGCCGGTTTTCATTACCAATTGCAACAACAGCATAATAATCCAGAATGCAATGGAAACGCTGCCCACATCACCGGCAAAGCATTTTGCACGCTTCCTGTAATTAAAGAAAAGGAATACAAGTGAAGCAAAAACCGGATACCAAATAAAATCAGATTCGGTAAAAGCAACTATCTTGTTATTGATAAAAGCCAATGCCAAAAGGATAGAGAGGCTGTACAGACCTGTAATGCCATTAATCCCATCCATGAAGTTATAGGCATTTATCACTCCCACAACAAAGAAATAGGCCAATGTTATTTGCCAGAAATTGAGGATTTCAAATAATCCGATACCGTAAAATGCCAGGGAAACGGCTGTCATGTGGATTGCAAAACGTACCCGTGAATGCAGATTCTGAATATCATCCATAAAGCTGATAAGGCTTATCAGTGTAAAACCGGCCAGAAACCAGCCGCTTTCCTGAATATGCAAGCAGGAGTAAATTGCCCCTGCTACCCAGAAAATTACGCCACCTCCACGAAGCGTAATATCACTGTGAGAACTACGCTCATTCGGTTTATCGATAATATTGAATTTGTCCGCAATTTTGAAATAGATGAGTAAGGCACCAAAAAGGGCAGCTAACAATAATAGATAGTTCATTGGGATTATTTCTGGGTTCCTTCGAATGGTAAAAAATTTATTGCTCCGCGGTGTTCAGTATGGCGACCTCCCTGAATTATGGTAGGTTAGGTAGGTGTTTATTATTTTCCACAGATAAAATCTAGTGCCAAAAAAGATTTAATCGTTTGCTGCAATCCCTCTTTAGCTGAAACAGGCATTTTCTCTATCCCCAACGCTGTCTTCAGTTTTGCATTCGAAACGACATAATTTTCGGTCAGCTTCTTGAGACGTTCCGAATTCAATGGCAAATGAAGAGTATCTCCGGCTTTTGCGACAGAGCGGATAAGTCCTGCATTGATATTCCATATTCTTGTACGCGAACCAAGCGTCCCGGAAAT containing:
- a CDS encoding MraY family glycosyltransferase, which gives rise to MNYLLLLAALFGALLIYFKIADKFNIIDKPNERSSHSDITLRGGGVIFWVAGAIYSCLHIQESGWFLAGFTLISLISFMDDIQNLHSRVRFAIHMTAVSLAFYGIGLFEILNFWQITLAYFFVVGVINAYNFMDGINGITGLYSLSILLALAFINNKIVAFTESDFIWYPVFASLVFLFFNYRKRAKCFAGDVGSVSIAFWIIMLLLQLVMKTGNASWLLLLTVYGVDAAATVIHRIYLKQNIFQPHRLHFYQILANEQKIDHRVVSFSYALLQGIVSLVVILFYNRLPAIALYALVVLPFVAIYPLKLRLMASTK